From the genome of Neisseria lisongii, one region includes:
- a CDS encoding cupin — translation MSQQIIRSAEFTADRAWGALDIANMNGITVRLHWTDQPYRWHINDGEEVFAVMSGTVDIHYREHGVEQIVRLQAGDIFFAAVGTEHLARPQGAARILVIEKEGSV, via the coding sequence ATGAGCCAGCAAATCATCCGCAGCGCCGAATTTACCGCCGACAGAGCGTGGGGTGCATTGGATATTGCCAATATGAACGGCATTACCGTACGCCTGCATTGGACGGATCAGCCTTACCGTTGGCACATTAACGACGGCGAAGAAGTGTTTGCTGTGATGAGCGGCACAGTCGATATACACTATCGGGAACACGGCGTAGAACAAATCGTACGTTTGCAGGCAGGCGATATTTTCTTCGCCGCCGTCGGCACAGAACACCTTGCCCGCCCGCAGGGCGCGGCACGGATTTTGGTAATTGAAAAAGAAGGCAGCGTATAA
- the nuoE gene encoding NADH-quinone oxidoreductase subunit NuoE has protein sequence MLSAESLQLIDVELAKYPADQRRSATMSALRIAQEEKGWLAPETIAFVADYIGISAAQAYEVATFYNMYQLEPVGKYKLTVCTNLPCALRGGVDAGEYLKQKLGIGYGETTPDGKFTLIEGECMGACGDAPVMLVNNHKMCSFMSAEAIEAKLAELQ, from the coding sequence ATGTTATCCGCAGAATCTTTACAACTGATTGATGTCGAGCTGGCAAAATATCCCGCCGACCAACGCCGTTCCGCCACCATGAGCGCCCTGCGGATTGCGCAGGAAGAAAAAGGCTGGCTCGCCCCCGAAACCATCGCCTTTGTTGCCGACTACATCGGCATCAGCGCAGCGCAGGCATACGAAGTCGCCACGTTTTACAATATGTACCAACTCGAGCCTGTGGGCAAATACAAGCTCACCGTCTGCACCAACCTACCCTGCGCCCTGCGGGGCGGCGTGGATGCCGGCGAATACCTGAAACAGAAACTCGGTATCGGCTACGGCGAAACCACGCCTGACGGTAAATTTACCCTGATTGAGGGCGAATGTATGGGTGCTTGCGGCGATGCACCGGTGATGTTGGTGAACAACCACAAAATGTGCAGCTTTATGAGTGCCGAAGCGATTGAAGCCAAACTGGCGGAATTGCAATAG
- the nuoD gene encoding NADH dehydrogenase (quinone) subunit D, with amino-acid sequence MSNKLRNYTINFGPQHPAAHGVLRMILELEGETIVRADPHIGLLHRGTEKLAETKTYLQALPYMDRLDYVSMMVNEQAYCLAVEKLAGIDVPIRAKYIRTMFAEVTRILNHLMGVGSHALDIGAMTAILYAFRDREELMDLYEAVSGARMHAAYFRPGGVYRDLPDFMPKYESSKFRNAKVLKQLNEAREGTMLDFIDAFCERFPQNIDTLETLLTDNRIWKQRTVGIGVVSPERAMQKGFTGVMLRGSGVAWDIRKTQPYEVYDQMDFDIPVGVNGDCYDRYLCRMAEMRQSVRIIKQCSEWLRANPGPVITENHKFAPPKRSEMKTGMEDLIHHFKLFTEGMHVPEGETYTAVEHPKGEFGVYIISDGANKPYRLKIRAPGFAHLQGMDEMAKGHMLADVVAIIGTQDIVFGEVDR; translated from the coding sequence GTGAGCAATAAATTAAGAAACTACACCATCAACTTCGGCCCGCAACACCCTGCGGCGCACGGCGTGTTGCGTATGATTTTGGAATTGGAAGGCGAAACCATCGTCCGTGCCGACCCGCACATCGGCCTTTTGCACCGGGGTACGGAAAAGCTGGCGGAAACCAAAACCTATCTGCAGGCGTTGCCGTATATGGATCGTTTGGACTATGTTTCCATGATGGTCAATGAGCAGGCGTATTGTCTGGCGGTAGAAAAGCTGGCCGGGATTGATGTACCGATCCGTGCCAAATATATCCGCACCATGTTTGCCGAAGTAACCCGCATTCTCAACCATTTGATGGGTGTCGGCTCGCACGCCCTCGACATCGGCGCCATGACCGCCATTCTCTATGCCTTCCGTGACCGTGAAGAGCTGATGGACTTATACGAAGCGGTTTCCGGTGCACGTATGCACGCCGCTTATTTCCGTCCGGGCGGCGTTTATCGGGATTTGCCCGACTTTATGCCGAAATACGAAAGCAGCAAGTTCCGCAACGCCAAAGTCTTGAAACAGCTCAACGAAGCCCGTGAAGGCACCATGCTTGATTTTATCGACGCTTTCTGCGAACGTTTCCCGCAAAACATCGACACGCTGGAAACCCTGCTGACCGACAACCGTATTTGGAAACAGCGTACTGTCGGCATCGGCGTGGTGTCGCCCGAGCGTGCCATGCAGAAAGGCTTTACCGGCGTGATGCTGCGCGGTTCCGGCGTGGCGTGGGACATCCGCAAAACCCAGCCGTATGAAGTGTACGACCAAATGGATTTCGATATTCCGGTCGGCGTGAACGGCGACTGCTACGACCGTTATCTGTGCCGCATGGCGGAAATGCGTCAGTCGGTACGTATTATCAAACAATGTTCCGAATGGCTGCGTGCCAATCCGGGGCCGGTGATTACCGAAAACCACAAATTCGCTCCGCCCAAACGCAGCGAAATGAAAACCGGCATGGAAGACTTAATCCACCATTTCAAACTGTTTACCGAAGGCATGCACGTTCCCGAAGGCGAAACCTATACCGCCGTCGAGCATCCGAAAGGCGAATTCGGCGTTTATATTATTTCAGACGGCGCCAACAAACCCTACCGCCTGAAAATCCGTGCGCCGGGCTTTGCCCACCTGCAAGGTATGGACGAAATGGCAAAAGGCCACATGCTGGCCGACGTGGTGGCGATTATCGGCACACAAGACATCGTATTCGGGGAGGTTGACCGCTAA
- a CDS encoding NADH-quinone oxidoreductase subunit C, protein MATLSNFQQTVSDILGDKILNIINRLGEITIECLPQHYREVMTVLKENEALHFESLIDLCGVDYSSYRNQTWQGKRFAVVSQLLSVKNNRRIRVRVWAQDDDFPLVESVVDIYNSADWYEREAFDMYGILFNNHPDLRRILTDYGFVGHPFRKDFPVSGYVEMRYDEAEKRVVYQPVTIEPREITPRIVREEHFGEQ, encoded by the coding sequence ATGGCAACTTTAAGCAACTTCCAGCAAACAGTATCCGATATTCTGGGTGATAAAATCCTGAATATCATCAACCGTTTGGGTGAAATTACCATTGAATGTCTGCCGCAGCACTACCGTGAAGTGATGACGGTGTTGAAAGAAAACGAAGCGCTGCATTTTGAATCGCTAATCGACCTTTGCGGCGTGGATTACAGCAGTTACCGCAATCAGACTTGGCAAGGCAAACGTTTTGCCGTGGTCAGCCAATTATTGTCGGTGAAAAACAACCGGCGTATCCGTGTCCGAGTATGGGCGCAAGACGATGATTTCCCGTTGGTGGAATCGGTGGTGGATATTTACAACAGTGCCGATTGGTACGAGCGGGAAGCCTTCGATATGTACGGCATTCTGTTCAACAACCACCCTGATTTGCGCCGCATTCTGACCGATTACGGCTTTGTCGGCCATCCGTTCCGCAAAGATTTTCCGGTTTCCGGCTATGTGGAAATGCGTTACGACGAAGCGGAAAAACGGGTGGTTTACCAGCCGGTAACCATCGAACCTCGTGAGATTACGCCGCGTATTGTGCGTGAGGAGCATTTCGGTGAGCAATAA
- a CDS encoding NuoB/complex I 20 kDa subunit family protein, with protein sequence MGIEGVLKKGFVTTSADTVLNYMRTGSLWPVTFGLACCAVEMMHAGMARYDLDRFGIIFRPSPRQSDLMIVAGTLTNKMAPALRRVYDQMAEPRWVLSMGSCANGGGYYHYSYSVVRGADRVVPVDVYVPGCPPTAEALIYGLIQLQQKIKRTSTIARD encoded by the coding sequence ATGGGAATAGAAGGCGTATTGAAAAAAGGGTTTGTTACCACCAGCGCCGACACGGTATTGAACTATATGCGTACCGGCTCGCTGTGGCCGGTAACCTTCGGCTTGGCATGTTGTGCCGTGGAAATGATGCACGCCGGTATGGCACGCTACGACCTTGACCGCTTCGGCATTATTTTCCGCCCGTCGCCTCGCCAGTCGGACTTGATGATTGTCGCCGGTACGCTGACCAATAAAATGGCACCCGCCCTGCGCCGTGTGTACGACCAGATGGCCGAACCCCGCTGGGTATTGTCTATGGGTTCGTGTGCCAACGGCGGCGGTTATTACCATTATTCTTATTCGGTGGTGCGTGGCGCAGATCGGGTTGTGCCGGTCGATGTATATGTACCGGGCTGCCCGCCGACTGCCGAAGCCTTGATTTACGGTCTGATTCAGCTTCAGCAGAAAATCAAACGCACATCAACCATCGCACGGGACTGA
- a CDS encoding NADH-quinone oxidoreductase subunit A: MLASYFPVLLFVLIGLIAGIAFILLGTVLGPKRHYAEKDTPFECGFEAFENARMKFDVRYYLVAILFILFDLEVAFMFPWAVVFKDLGMFGFWSMLVFIAVLTVGFVYEWKKGALEWE; encoded by the coding sequence ATGTTGGCCAGTTATTTTCCAGTTCTCCTGTTCGTCCTGATCGGGCTGATTGCGGGCATCGCATTCATCCTGTTGGGAACGGTTTTGGGACCCAAACGCCACTATGCGGAAAAGGATACGCCGTTTGAATGCGGCTTTGAAGCGTTTGAAAACGCCCGCATGAAGTTTGACGTGCGCTACTATCTGGTGGCGATTCTCTTTATTCTCTTTGATTTGGAAGTGGCATTTATGTTCCCTTGGGCGGTGGTGTTCAAGGATTTGGGCATGTTCGGATTTTGGTCCATGCTGGTGTTTATTGCCGTGCTGACGGTCGGCTTCGTGTACGAATGGAAAAAAGGAGCGTTGGAATGGGAATAG
- the truC gene encoding tRNA pseudouridine(65) synthase TruC, which translates to MPSENLTILHHDPYCIAINKPAGMLVHRSWLDSRETRFAVQTLRDQIGRHVYPVHRLDRPTSGVLLFAFDSETAHLLSRQFTDKQVHKTYWAIVRGHLPDSGRIDYPLKYQPDRLAEAHTEATLQDAVTDFRCLGRTEFPFQSARRYPTSRYSWAELTPHTGRKHQLRRHLKHIFHPIVGDTNHGDLRQNHAVADHLGSHRLMLHARSLTFRSLDNGQPLTVTADTDEQWALWLPHF; encoded by the coding sequence ATGCCGTCTGAAAACCTGACCATCCTTCATCACGACCCATATTGCATCGCCATCAACAAACCCGCCGGTATGCTGGTACACCGAAGCTGGCTCGACAGCCGTGAAACCCGCTTTGCGGTGCAGACCCTGCGCGACCAAATCGGGCGGCACGTTTACCCCGTCCACCGCCTCGACCGCCCCACTTCGGGCGTATTGCTGTTTGCATTCGACAGCGAAACCGCCCACCTGCTTTCCCGACAGTTTACCGACAAACAGGTACACAAAACCTATTGGGCCATTGTGCGGGGGCATTTGCCCGACAGCGGCCGCATCGACTATCCGCTCAAATACCAACCCGACCGCCTCGCCGAAGCACACACCGAAGCCACGCTGCAGGATGCCGTTACCGATTTCCGCTGTTTGGGGCGCACCGAATTTCCCTTCCAATCCGCCCGCCGCTACCCGACTTCCCGCTATTCTTGGGCAGAACTGACCCCGCACACCGGCCGCAAACACCAGCTTCGCCGCCATCTGAAACACATTTTCCACCCCATTGTCGGCGACACCAACCACGGCGATTTGCGGCAAAACCACGCCGTTGCCGACCATCTGGGCAGCCACCGCCTGATGCTGCACGCCCGCAGCCTGACCTTCCGCAGCTTGGACAACGGCCAACCGCTGACCGTAACCGCCGACACCGACGAACAATGGGCATTGTGGCTTCCCCATTTTTAA
- a CDS encoding exodeoxyribonuclease VII small subunit: MKKTAAPKSFEDAVKRLEALTQAMQSSEMPLEQALAAYQEGNELVKYCQTKLAEVEQKLHVLDAGEMKELNLDPSE; the protein is encoded by the coding sequence ATGAAAAAAACCGCCGCACCCAAATCCTTTGAAGATGCCGTCAAACGGCTGGAAGCCCTTACCCAAGCCATGCAGAGCAGCGAAATGCCGCTGGAACAAGCCCTTGCCGCCTATCAGGAAGGCAACGAATTGGTCAAATACTGTCAAACCAAACTGGCAGAAGTCGAACAAAAACTGCACGTTCTCGATGCCGGAGAAATGAAGGAGCTGAACCTTGACCCAAGCGAATGA
- a CDS encoding polyprenyl synthetase family protein, translating to MTQANDLKSWQHQAQAQTELLLARLMPSENQTPHTLHQAMRYVTLGGGKRLRPLLVLAAAELGSADPAAVEAAMAAVEMIHVYSLVHDDMPEMDNDSLRRGKPTCHVQYDQATALLTGDALQTQAFDILSRPTGLPAERQLKMVALLAQAAGSLGMAGGQAIDLANVGNAMTQAQLEHMHRLKTGALIRAAVGLGALACTDLDDEARRRLDAYAERLGLAFQVIDDVLDCEADTATLGKTAGKDQEADKPTYVKLMGLAPARRYAETLIAEALEQIAPFGGKAAHLRQLAEFVVARKN from the coding sequence TTGACCCAAGCGAATGACCTCAAAAGCTGGCAACATCAGGCGCAGGCACAAACCGAACTGCTGCTCGCCCGCCTGATGCCGTCTGAAAACCAAACCCCGCACACCCTGCACCAAGCCATGCGCTACGTTACCCTCGGCGGCGGCAAACGCCTGCGCCCGCTGCTGGTACTCGCCGCCGCCGAACTGGGCAGCGCCGACCCCGCCGCCGTCGAAGCCGCCATGGCCGCTGTCGAAATGATCCACGTCTATTCGCTGGTTCACGACGACATGCCCGAAATGGACAACGACAGCCTGCGGCGGGGCAAGCCCACTTGCCATGTGCAATACGATCAAGCCACCGCCCTGCTGACCGGCGATGCCCTGCAAACCCAAGCCTTCGACATCTTAAGCCGCCCGACCGGATTGCCCGCAGAGCGCCAGCTCAAAATGGTCGCCCTGCTCGCCCAAGCCGCCGGCAGCCTCGGCATGGCAGGCGGACAGGCGATTGACTTGGCCAACGTCGGCAACGCCATGACCCAAGCGCAACTCGAACACATGCACCGCCTCAAAACCGGCGCTCTGATTCGTGCCGCCGTCGGCCTCGGCGCACTCGCCTGCACCGACCTCGACGACGAAGCCCGCCGCCGCCTCGATGCCTATGCCGAACGCCTCGGCCTCGCCTTCCAAGTTATCGACGACGTACTCGACTGCGAAGCCGACACCGCCACCCTCGGCAAAACCGCCGGCAAAGACCAAGAGGCCGACAAACCGACCTACGTCAAACTGATGGGCCTCGCCCCCGCCCGCCGCTACGCCGAAACCCTGATCGCCGAAGCCCTCGAACAGATCGCCCCGTTCGGCGGAAAAGCCGCCCACCTGCGCCAACTGGCGGAATTTGTCGTTGCCCGCAAAAACTGA
- the rsgA gene encoding ribosome small subunit-dependent GTPase A, translated as MSDTAQIITSYGRRYIVRTQDGKTYDATTRKKRVDFACGDFVRISPINGEQAVIEDFLPRQSLLYRQDAWKTKLIAANVDRLFIVLAASPSPSETFVQRALLAAEAAQIDAVIVLNKADLPETAVWREKLAFYQTLGYPLVETCALDGADTLKPLMAGRTNILLGQSGMGKSTLTNALLGNAAARTGEISTALDSGKHTTTHAQLYDLDGGTHLIDSPGLQEFGLYHLEAADLIGYFPDLKHLAGQCRFHNCTHRAEPGCRVKQAAETGEIRPDRLALLQKITDELLR; from the coding sequence ATGAGCGATACCGCCCAAATCATCACCAGCTACGGCCGCCGCTATATCGTCCGCACTCAAGACGGCAAAACTTATGATGCCACCACCCGCAAAAAGCGGGTCGATTTTGCCTGCGGCGATTTTGTCCGTATCAGTCCGATTAACGGCGAGCAGGCGGTGATTGAGGATTTTCTGCCCCGCCAAAGCCTGCTTTACCGCCAAGACGCTTGGAAAACCAAGCTGATTGCCGCCAATGTCGATCGGCTGTTTATCGTGTTGGCGGCTTCGCCCAGTCCGAGTGAGACGTTTGTCCAGCGGGCGCTGCTGGCGGCGGAGGCGGCACAGATTGATGCCGTTATTGTGTTGAACAAAGCCGATTTGCCCGAAACCGCCGTGTGGCGGGAAAAGCTGGCGTTTTATCAAACCTTGGGTTATCCGCTGGTCGAAACCTGTGCGCTAGACGGGGCGGACACGCTCAAGCCGCTGATGGCGGGGCGCACCAATATTCTGCTGGGTCAGAGCGGCATGGGCAAATCCACGCTGACCAATGCCCTCTTGGGCAACGCCGCCGCCCGCACCGGCGAAATTTCCACCGCCCTCGATTCGGGCAAACACACCACCACCCACGCCCAACTCTATGATTTGGACGGCGGCACGCATTTAATCGATTCCCCCGGTTTGCAGGAATTCGGGCTGTATCATCTCGAAGCGGCGGATTTAATCGGCTATTTCCCCGATTTGAAACATCTTGCCGGACAATGCCGCTTCCACAACTGCACCCACCGTGCCGAACCCGGCTGCCGTGTCAAACAGGCGGCGGAAACCGGCGAAATCCGCCCCGACCGTTTGGCTTTGCTGCAGAAGATTACCGATGAATTGCTGCGGTAA
- the purB gene encoding adenylosuccinate lyase: MINPIAALSPLDGRYAKSVETLRPIFSEYGLMKARVKVELEWLKALAAEPKIAEVPAFGEATLAEIDRVIAGFSLEDAAAVKAIEATTNHDVKAIEYWLKQRFAEVAEVAAAAEFIHFACTSEDINNLSHALMLQEARNDVLLPKLNEIIAKLTEMAHELAAVPMMSRTHGQPATPTTLGKEIANVVYRLQRQAELLGKQEFLGKINGAVGNYNAHMVAYPDIDWENHCRRFVEQSLGLTFNPYTIQIEPHDYMAELFQTVSRVNTILIDFNRDVWGYISLGYFKQKVKAGEVGSSTMPHKVNPIDFENSEGNLGMANAVLGFLAEKLPVSRWQRDLTDSTVLRNMGVGVGYTVLGFTAHLRGLNKLEPNPAALAADLNATWELLAEPIQTVMRRYGVANPYEKLKDLTRGKDGITPEVLKTFIEALDIPSEAKTALLALTPAGYVGKAEELAKRI; the protein is encoded by the coding sequence ATGATTAATCCGATTGCCGCCCTTTCCCCGCTTGACGGCCGCTACGCCAAATCCGTAGAAACCCTGCGCCCGATTTTTTCCGAATACGGCCTGATGAAAGCCCGTGTCAAAGTCGAATTGGAATGGCTCAAAGCCTTGGCTGCCGAACCGAAAATCGCCGAAGTGCCGGCATTTGGCGAAGCCACGCTGGCGGAAATCGATCGGGTAATTGCCGGTTTCTCGCTGGAAGATGCCGCAGCGGTCAAAGCCATCGAAGCCACCACCAATCACGACGTAAAAGCCATCGAATATTGGCTCAAGCAGCGTTTTGCCGAGGTTGCCGAAGTTGCCGCCGCTGCCGAATTTATCCATTTTGCCTGCACCAGCGAAGACATCAACAATCTGTCGCACGCCTTGATGCTGCAGGAAGCCCGCAACGATGTCTTGTTGCCGAAGCTCAATGAAATCATTGCCAAACTTACCGAAATGGCGCACGAACTCGCCGCCGTTCCCATGATGAGCCGCACCCACGGCCAACCTGCCACCCCGACCACGCTGGGCAAAGAAATCGCCAACGTCGTGTACCGCCTGCAGCGCCAAGCCGAATTGTTGGGCAAACAGGAATTTTTAGGCAAAATCAACGGTGCAGTCGGCAACTACAATGCGCACATGGTCGCTTATCCCGACATCGATTGGGAAAACCACTGCCGCCGCTTTGTCGAACAGTCGCTCGGCCTCACCTTCAACCCCTACACCATTCAAATCGAGCCGCACGACTACATGGCGGAACTGTTCCAAACCGTCAGCCGTGTCAATACCATTCTGATCGATTTCAACCGAGATGTGTGGGGCTATATTTCACTGGGTTATTTCAAACAAAAAGTCAAAGCGGGCGAAGTCGGCTCATCGACCATGCCGCACAAAGTCAATCCCATCGACTTTGAAAATTCCGAAGGCAACCTCGGTATGGCCAACGCCGTGTTGGGCTTTTTGGCGGAAAAACTGCCCGTGTCCCGCTGGCAACGCGATTTGACCGACAGCACCGTTTTGCGCAATATGGGTGTCGGTGTCGGCTACACCGTTCTCGGCTTCACCGCCCACCTGCGCGGCCTGAACAAGCTCGAACCCAACCCCGCCGCCCTTGCCGCCGATCTGAACGCCACTTGGGAACTCTTGGCCGAACCGATTCAAACCGTAATGCGCCGCTACGGTGTCGCCAATCCGTATGAAAAACTGAAAGACCTCACCCGCGGCAAAGACGGCATCACGCCCGAAGTGCTGAAAACCTTTATCGAAGCCCTTGATATTCCAAGCGAAGCCAAAACCGCACTGCTGGCGCTGACCCCTGCAGGCTATGTGGGCAAAGCGGAAGAATTGGCCAAACGGATCTGA
- the prfB gene encoding peptide chain release factor 2 codes for MEAEVINQLNNTLDDLERRSADIRVYMDYQGKKERLEEVIGLSEDPELWNDPKRAQEIGKERKILEGIVLTLDTIATGIDDNRMLIEMTIEENDEEGFAAIQEDVAGLEKQMADLEFKRMFNQPADPNNCFIDITAGAGGTEAEDWAGMLLRMYSRYAERKGFKLEILEEDDGEIAGINRATIRLEGEYAYGLLRTETGVHRLVRYSPFDSNNKRHTSFASVFVYPEIDDSIEIEINPADLRIDTYRASGAGGQHINKTDSAVRITHEPTGIVVQCQNDRSQHANKAAAMDMLKAKLYELEMRKRNEEKQALEEGKSDVGWGSQIRSYVLDSSRIKDLRTGHEVGNTKAVLDGDLDGFIEASLKQGV; via the coding sequence ATGGAAGCCGAAGTAATCAATCAGCTCAATAATACGCTCGACGACTTGGAACGCCGCAGCGCTGACATCCGTGTCTATATGGACTACCAAGGCAAAAAAGAACGCCTTGAAGAAGTCATCGGCCTGTCGGAAGATCCCGAATTGTGGAACGACCCCAAACGCGCCCAAGAAATCGGTAAAGAACGCAAAATCCTCGAAGGCATCGTGCTGACGCTCGACACCATCGCCACCGGTATCGACGACAACCGTATGTTGATCGAGATGACCATCGAAGAGAACGACGAAGAAGGTTTCGCCGCCATTCAGGAAGACGTTGCCGGTTTGGAAAAACAGATGGCGGATTTGGAATTCAAACGGATGTTCAACCAGCCTGCCGACCCGAACAACTGCTTTATCGACATTACCGCCGGCGCAGGCGGTACGGAAGCGGAAGACTGGGCGGGTATGCTGTTGCGTATGTACAGCCGCTACGCCGAACGCAAAGGCTTCAAGCTGGAAATTCTCGAAGAAGACGACGGCGAAATCGCCGGTATCAACCGTGCCACCATCCGCTTGGAAGGCGAATACGCCTACGGCCTGCTGCGCACCGAAACCGGCGTTCACCGCTTGGTGCGCTACTCGCCGTTTGACTCGAACAACAAACGCCATACCTCGTTTGCGTCCGTGTTCGTTTATCCCGAAATCGACGATTCCATCGAAATCGAAATTAACCCTGCCGATTTGCGTATCGACACTTATCGTGCTTCGGGCGCAGGCGGTCAGCACATCAATAAAACCGATTCGGCGGTGCGCATTACCCACGAACCGACGGGGATTGTGGTGCAGTGCCAAAACGACCGTTCGCAACACGCCAACAAAGCGGCGGCGATGGATATGCTGAAAGCCAAGTTGTATGAGTTGGAAATGCGCAAACGCAACGAGGAAAAACAGGCTCTGGAAGAGGGCAAGTCCGATGTGGGTTGGGGTAGCCAGATTCGTTCCTATGTTTTGGATTCCTCACGCATTAAAGACTTGCGCACCGGCCACGAAGTCGGCAATACCAAAGCCGTGTTGGACGGCGATTTGGACGGCTTCATCGAAGCCAGCCTGAAACAGGGCGTGTAA
- a CDS encoding type II toxin-antitoxin system PemK/MazF family toxin has product MYIPDKGDIIHLQFDPASGREMKGNHFALVLSSKAFNQKIGLVFACPISQGKADTARGMLSTLLGAGTVLQGNIHCHQLKSLDWKERRAVLKEKVPDYVLQDVLSRIEAILEL; this is encoded by the coding sequence ATGTATATTCCCGACAAAGGCGACATTATCCATCTTCAATTCGATCCGGCTTCGGGTCGGGAAATGAAAGGCAATCATTTTGCGTTGGTACTCTCGTCCAAAGCCTTCAATCAGAAAATCGGCTTGGTGTTTGCCTGCCCGATTTCGCAAGGCAAGGCCGACACCGCACGGGGCATGCTTTCTACTTTGCTCGGTGCCGGTACGGTTTTGCAGGGTAACATTCACTGCCATCAGCTCAAATCTTTGGATTGGAAAGAACGCCGGGCTGTTTTGAAAGAAAAAGTTCCTGATTATGTATTGCAGGACGTATTATCCCGAATCGAAGCCATTTTAGAATTGTAA
- a CDS encoding AbrB/MazE/SpoVT family DNA-binding domain-containing protein translates to MKLQKWGNSAAVRFPKEIISQLGLKIGDELETQAQGDTIVIRAAKRRRYTLAQLLAETPETAPRVAGWEEMAEVGKEVAE, encoded by the coding sequence ATGAAACTGCAAAAATGGGGCAACAGCGCCGCCGTCCGCTTTCCCAAAGAAATCATCAGCCAGCTCGGGCTGAAAATCGGTGATGAATTGGAAACGCAAGCCCAAGGCGATACCATCGTGATTCGTGCTGCCAAGCGCCGCCGCTATACCCTTGCCCAACTGCTGGCGGAAACACCTGAAACCGCCCCCCGTGTGGCGGGCTGGGAAGAAATGGCCGAGGTCGGCAAAGAGGTGGCCGAATAA